The proteins below are encoded in one region of Telopea speciosissima isolate NSW1024214 ecotype Mountain lineage chromosome 10, Tspe_v1, whole genome shotgun sequence:
- the LOC122644001 gene encoding protein POLYCHOME-like, translated as MPEPRDRIVRPDPIELLFVTRRWGAGIPQDTGPQRGFTASPSRPDGRNLFVSSSRTTDGRNLFASTRRRGPTANKVQRGRRGGSAQRGRGRATNNSPLPSWYPRRPLRDITEIVLAIERRSHHIEPEPAQLHTPLPAPLEHNSNLQTPNPEKAVKPCMPSSSHQSMVLQNFDSKNAEGSDFITPQKKLLDSIEQVEKVVIEEFRKHECSRSARKLERQKKVHTLMSMR; from the exons ATGCCGGAACCCAGAGACAGAATAGTAAGGCCGGACCCGATCGAGTTGCTATTCGTTACTCGTCGATGGGGTGCAGGTATCCCACAAGATACCGGACCACAGAGGGGGTTTACTGCTTCGCCTTCAAGGCCTGATGGGAGGAATTTGTTCGTCTCATCATCAAGGACCACTGATGGTAGGAATTTGTTTGCTTCCACCCGGCGGCGAGGGCCAACCGCAAACAAAGTTCAACGAGGCCGTAGAGGAGGGTCAGCTCAGCGAGGCCGCGGTCGTGCCACGAATAATAGTCCGTTGCCTTCTTGGTACCCGAGGAGGCCTCTTCGTGACATCACAGAGATTGTGCTA GCCATTGAGAGGAGGTCCCATCATATAGAGCCTGAGCCCGCTCAACTCCACACCCCTTTGCCTGCTCCCCTCGAGCACAATTCAAATCTGCAAACTCCAAACCCAGAAAAAGCTGTGAAGCCCTGCATGCCTTCTAGTAGTCACCAATCAATGGTTCTGCAGAACTTTGATAGCAAGAATGCGGAAGGATCTGATTTCATCACCCCACAGAAGAAGCTTCTCGACTCCATTGAGCAAGTTGAGAAGGTTGTGATAGAAGAATTCAGGAAACATGAATGTTCCCGCAGCGCAAGAAAGCTGGAAAGACAAAAGAAGGTGCACACATTAATGTCAATGAGATGA
- the LOC122641669 gene encoding pathogenesis-related thaumatin-like protein 3.5, whose product MALWYLLHLSLLSFSLSGTRAAVFTLKNNCRTTIWPGIQPSSGKPVLNNGGLEVKQGQSVNISAPIGWSGRFWGRRGCSFDDFGEGTCLTGDCGGVLQCAGAGGVPPTTLAEFTLDSPMDFYDVSLVDGYDLPVSIVPVDGGSGECKPTKCVSDLNRNCPRSLQVRNKKEVVACKSACMAFNTPQYCCTGEFGSPNTCKPSNYSMAFKASCPTAYSYAYDDATSTFTCKGANYFITFC is encoded by the exons ATGGCCTTGTGGTATCTTCTTCacctctcccttctctctttctctctctcag GTACCCGAGCAGCTGTTTTCACATTAAAGAACAATTGCAGGACCACAATATGGCCCGGCATCCAACCAAGCTCTGGTAAACCTGTCCTAAACAATGGTGGATTAGAGGTAAAACAAGGGCAATCTGTGAATATCTCTGCACCGATCGGGTGGTCAGGCCGTTTCTGGGGTCGACGTGGATGCTCTTTCGATGATTTCGGCGAAGGAACCTGTCTTACAGGGGACTGTGGGGGTGTCTTGCAATGTGCTGGTGCCGGGGGAGTGCCACCAACCACACTTGCAGAATTCACCCTTGATAGTCCAATGGATTTCTATGATGTCAGCCTTGTCGACGGCTATGACCTTCCGGTCTCAATTGTTCCCGTCGATGGTGGTTCCGGCGAATGTAAGCCAACCAAATGCGTCTCAGACCTGAACCGGAACTGCCCTAGAAGTCTGCAAGTGAGGAACAAGAAAGAGGTGGTTGCATGTAAGAGTGCATGCATGGCTTTCAACACCCCTCAGTACTGTTGCACAGGGGAATTTGGGTCTCCAAATACATGCAAGCCAAGTAATTACTCCATGGCCTTCAAGGCCTCTTGCCCAACTGCATACAGCTACGCATATGATGATGCCACCAGCACTTTTACATGCAAGGGAGCTAACTATTTCATCACATTTTGCTAA